Part of the Bradyrhizobium sp. AZCC 1721 genome, CGCCTTGTCGCCCGGCACCACGGCGAGCTGCTTGTAGTAATCCCACGGCTTCTTCGATTCAGATGGCTTCTTGACCTCGAACAGATAGAGGTCGTGCACCATGCGGCCGTTTTCCAGCACCTTGCCGCCTTGCGCAAAATCGTCGTCGACCGGGAGCTCCTTCAACTTCTTCGCCACCGCCTCGGTGTCCTTGGTGCCCGCCGCTTTTACCGCCTTCAGATATTGCAGCGTCGCCGAATAGGTGCCGGCCTGGATCATGTTCGGCATGCGGCCGGTGCGCTTGAAGAAGCGTTCGGCGAGATTGCGGCTCTTGGCGTCTCGGTCCCAGTAGTAGCCTTCGGTCAGCACCAGGCCCTGGGCGGCGTCGAGGCCGAGGCCGTGCACTTCGGCAAGCGTCAGCAACAGGCCGGCGAGCTTCTGGCCGCTCTTGACGATGCCGAATTCCGCCGCCTGCTTGATCGAGTTGGTGGTGTCGAGGCCGGCATTGGCGAGACCGATGATCTTGGCTTTCGAACTCTGCGCCTGCAGCAGGAAGGAAGAGAAGTCCGACGAGTTCAGGGGAATGCGGACTGCGCCGAGCACCTTGCCGCCCTTCGCCCTGACGAAATCGCCGGTGTCTTTTTCCAACGCATGGCCGAAGGCGTAGTCGGCGGTCATGAAGAACCAGGTATCGCCGCCGGATTCCACCAGCGCACCGCCGGTGCCGTAGGCGAGCGCGTGCGTATCGTACGCCCAATGGAATCCATACGGCTGGCAGGAATCGCCGGTGAGGCGCGAAGTCGCAGCACCCACGACGATGTCGATCTTCTTCTTCTCCTTAGAAAGCTCGTGAATCGCGAGCGCGACGGAGGAGGTCGTCAGCTCCGTGATCATGTCGACGCCCTCGACCTCGTACCAGCGCCGCGCGATCGCGGTGGCGAGATCCGGTTTGTTTTGATGGTCGGCGGAGACGATTTCGATCTTGTGGCCGAGCACCTCGCCGCCAAAATCCTCGATCGCCATCTTGGCCGCTTCGAACGACCACTTGCCGCCGTAATCGGCGTAGACCCCGGACTGGTCGTTCAAAATGCCGATCTTGACGCCCTGCGCCGATGCCGGCGCGGCGAGCAAAAGACCAACTGCCGCAACGGCGGCCAACAATCCCGACTTCATTCTTTTCTCCAGGAATTTTTTGTCAAAGGAACCTCGCGACTTTATTCAATAACCCCGCGAGTGCCCATCCATTTCAGATCAGCCAAAAGTATTGGGGAACTTTGATCGAAACTGCGTCGTCATTGCGGGGCGCGACGAGCGCGAATTCACACCGCCGCCCGCTTCTTGCCCCTGCCCTCGGCGAGGTTGCGCACGATGACGTAGAAGATCGGCGTGAATACCAGGCCGAACAGCGTGACGCCGATCATGCCGAAGAACACGGCGACGCCCACCGCCTGCCGCATCTCCGAGCCCGAGCCCGACGAGATCACCAGCGGCAACACGCCGAGGATGAAGGCAAACGATGTCATCAGGATCGGCCGCAACCGCAGCCGGCAGGCTTCGATCACGGCGTCCAGGCGCGCCTTTCCTTCGAGTTCGATATCGCGCGCGAACTCGACGATGAGAATGGCGTTCTTGGCCGCCAGCCCCACCAGCACCACGAAACCGATCTGGGTCAGGATGTTGACGTCCTGCCCCATGATCCGCACACCGACGGTGGCAGCGAGCAGGCACATCGGCACGATCAGGATGACCGCGAACGGCAGGCTCCACGAGCCATATTGCGCCGCCAGTACCAGATACACGAACAGCACGCAGATCGGGAATACGTAGAGGCCCGCGCTACCGCCGGTAACCTGCTGGTAGGACAGATCGGTCCATTCGAAAGAAAAGCCGCTCGGCAGCGTTTCTTCGGCCAGCTTCTTCACGGTCTCGATCGCGGTCGCCGAGCTGGTCCCCGGCAACGTGTCGCCCTGCAGCTCGGACGCCGGATAGAGATTGTAGCGCGCGACGCGGTCGGGTCCGGAGATGTCGCTGAAACTCACAACGCTGCCGAGCATCACCATGTCGCCGGCGGCGTTGCGGGTGCGCAGGCGTGCGAGATCGGACGTCTCCTTCCGGAACGGCAGATCGGCCTGCGCCGTGACGCGGTAGGTGCGGCCGAACAGGTTGAAGTCGTTGACATAGGACGAGCCGAAATAGGTCTGGATCGTATCGTTGATGTTCGCAATCGGCACGCCGAGCTTCTGCGCCTTGACGCGGTCGATGTCGACGAACAGTTGCGGCGTGTTGGCGGCAAACGGCGAGAACACCTGGGTCAGGCCGGGCGCCTTGCGCGCGGCGCCGACCAGTTCGTCGGTTGCGGCCGCGAGCATTTCCGAGCCGCGGCCCTGACGGTCCTGGATGCGCATCGTGAAGCCGCCGCCGGTGCCGATGCCGGGCACCGCCGGCGGCGGGATGACGATGATGAAGGCACCCTGGATGCTCGCCAGCCGCGTGCGCAGATTGTTGGCGATCGCGCCTGCGGAAAGCCCCTTCTTGTGGCGCTCTGCCGGATCTTCGAACACGGGGAATAGCGCGGCGGCATTGCCCGCCTGCGTCCGCGTTGCGCCCGAGAAGCCGGCAAATGCCGCGACACGAATGATGCCCGGCGTATCCAGCGCAATCCGCTCGATCTCGCGGACCACTTCGGTCGTTCGCGCCAGCGAGGCCGCACCCGGCAATTGCACGGAAACGATCACGTAGCCACGGTCCTGCGCCGGAATGAAACCTTGCGGCGTCGTCATCAACAGCCATCCGGCGCTGCCGATCAGCGCCGCATAGAGCACCAGCATCACTACCGCGTGCCGGATCACGAAATCGGCGGTGCTGGCATAGCCATGTGCCAACCGGTCGAAGCCGCGATTGAACACGCCGGTAAAGGCGCCCCAACCGCGGGCGATGAAATTCCAGCGTGCCGCCGGCCTCTTGTCCTCATGCGGCTGCAGGATCAACGAGGCCAGCGCCGGCGACAGCGTCAGCGAACAGAAGCAGGAAATCGCGGTCGCGACCGCAATGGTGACGGCGAACTGCTGGAAGAACTGCCCGGAGATGCCGCCGAGGAAGGCGGTCGGCACGAACACAGCGCACAGAACCAGCGCGATCGACACCAGCGCGCTGCCAACCTCCTGCATGGTGCGGAGCGCGGCGTCGCGCCGGCTCATGCCATGTTCGAGGTGGCGCTCGACGTTTTCGACCACCACGATCGCGTCGTCGACCACGATGCCGACCGCCAGCACAAGGCCGAACAGCGTCAGATTGTTGATCGAGAACCCGAGCGCCGCCATCACCGCGAAGGTGCCGACCAGCGAGACCGGAATCGCGATGATCGGGATGATCGCCGGCCGCCAGCCTTGCAAAAATACCAACACCACGATCACGACCAGCGCCATCGCCTCGTAGATCGTCTTGATCAGCTCGCTGACGGACTGCGCGATGAATTCGGTCGGGTTGTAGCCGATGTTGTAGTCGAGCCCCTTCGGGAAGCTCGCCTTCAGTTTCTCCATCGTCTTGGAAATATTCTCGGCGGTCGCCAGCGCATTCGAGCCCGGCCGCTGCGTCACCAGCATGGCGACAGCGGATTTGCGCAGCAGAAAACTGTTGGTCGAATAGGCCAAAGCACCGAGTTCGATCCGCGCAACATCGCGCAGCTTGACCGTGCGCCCGTCGGCGCCGGCCTTGACCACGATCTCCTCGAATTGTTTCGGGTCTTTCAGACGGCCGGTAAAGGTGAGATTCGGCGAAAAGGCGCGGTCGCCGATCGGCGGCTCCGCAATCTGGCCGCCCGCGATCTGCACGTTTTGCGAGCGGATCGCCGCCACCACTTCGCCCGCGGTCAGGCCGAGCGTAGAGATCTTGTCGGGGTCGAGCCACAGCCGCATCGAATAGTCGCGCGCGCCGAAGATCTGAATGTCGCCGACGCCGTCGAGCCGCAGCAACTCGTCCCGGACCTGCAGCAGCGCGTAGTTGGAGATGTAGAGCTGGTCGAACGTATCATCCGGCGACAGCATGAACACGACCATCAGGATGTCGGGGCTGTTCTTGCGGGTGATGACGCCGTTGCGCTGCACCTCTTCGGGCAGCCGCGGCTGCGCGATCGCGACGCGGTTCTGCACCAGCACCTGGGCCTTGTCGAGATCGGTGCCGAGCTTGAAGGTGACCGTGATCGTCAACTGCCCGTTCGAGGTGGCCTGGCTGTAGAGATACAGCATGTCCTCGACGCCGTTGATCTCCTGCTCGATCGGAGCGGCGACGGTGTCGGACACGGTTTGCGCAGAGGCGCCGGGATATTGCGTAGTGACCGTCACCGTCGGCGGCACCACCTGCGGATATTCGGAGACCGGCAGCGTGGTGTAGGCGATCGCGCCGACGATCAGAAGCACGATCGACAACACCATCGCCAGGATGGGCTGGTTGATGGAGAGGCGGCCGAGATTCATGTCTTGGCACCGGCCGGCTTGATCTCACCCGGCTGCGGGCTGACCTTTGCCCCCACCCGTGCCCGTTGCAGGCCGTCGATAATGACGCGGTCTTCCGGCTTCAGGCCCTCACGGATCACGCGCAGGCCTTCATCGAGCGGTCCGAGCGTCACCGGCTTCGCCTCGACCGTATTGTCGTCCTTGACGACAAAAACGATCTTGCGCGACTGGTCGGTCGCAACTGCCGTGTCCGGCAGCAGCAGCGCCTCATAAGGCCCGCTGCCGACGATCCGGACGCGGCCGAACTGTCCCGGCAGGATCGAGAGATCCTTGTTCGGGATCACGGCGCGGCTGCGCAGCGTACCCGTCGAGACGTCCAGGCGATTGTCGAGGAAATCCATCTTGCCCTCATGCGAGGGCTTGGTTTCGCCGGTCAGCGTCACCTGGACCGGGTTCGGCGTGTCGCGCGAACTCGGCCGCCTGCCTTCGAACCAGAGCCGGCTGTTTCGCAAGTAAGTCGCCTCGTCGACATCGAAATAGATGTAGATCGGGTCGAGCGAGACGATCGAGGTGAGCAGCGTGGCGCCGCCCTCGGAGCCCTGCACGAGATTGCCTGGCGTCACGAGATGGCGGCTGACGCGGCCGGTGATCGGCGCCATCACGTGGGTGAATTCGATGTTGAGCTTGGCGGCCTTGAGCGCGCCTTCGGCCTGCATCTCCGCGGCGCGCGCCGCCTGCAGGGTCTGGCGGCGCTGGTCCACGACGGAATCGGACACCGCCTGGGTTTGATTTAATGTCAGCGCGCGGTCGAGTTCGCGTCTGGCGAGTTCCGCTCTCGCGCGCGCATCGGACAACTGCCCATCGGCCTGTTCGGCGACCGCCTCGAACGGACGCGCGTCGATCACGTACAGCAGATCACCTGAGCGCACGATCGCGCCGTCGCGGAATTCGACGCTGGTCACGAACCCGCCGACGCGGGCGCGAACCTGGACCTCCTGGATGGCCTCGAAGCGGCCGGTGAATTCGTCCCAATCGGTGACGGTGCGTTTCACCGGCTGCGAGACCGTGACCGATGGCGCCGCGGCGGCTGGCTGTTGCGGCGGCTTGTCGCCACAGGCGGACAGCGCAAGCGCGAGCAATGGGGGCAACCATTTGAGACCGCGAAGTGAGTGACCATCACGGCTTGCCGCAGCCGGGCGTCTCAATGGCTCAGTCGTGCTCAATCCCATCTCCCCCTGCATTCTCAACATCCTGATCGATGGAAAAGCTTGCCGTGGAACTTAGTTGCGGAGGCCACAGATGTGATCGGTTCCCAGTCTCGTCAAGAACCGGCTGGGATCAAGCACAATCGTTATGCATCAGCGTAGTCAACGCTCTTCGCAACGCACGATTTCGCATTTTCGCATTGCGATGAAAGCGGAACCCGTTGCGACGAACGGCCAGCTAATCGCCGCCTGATGACGAAAACGTGACATCGTGCAGAGACTCTCGCCCCGCCCCGCCCTCGTCATTCCGCGGCGCGCCTCTTGGCGCAGGCTTGCCGCCTTCAAGCATGACGTCGCCGATTTCCTCGGCTAACCTCGCCGCAAGGCCCGCCACAAGGGCCAGAAAAATGTCCAGGGAGGACAATCGTGCACAGAGGGCGTGTCGTATTCGGCGCCATGGACGAGGTCGTGTTCGGACGGCCGGCGTCCGAGGCGCTTGTCGCGCAGGTGGATCGGCTCGGCACGAGGCGCGCCTTCCTGATGGTCAGCGGCACGCTCAACCGCGAAACCGATGTGATCGATACCATCCGCCGTGCGCTGGGACCGCGCTGCGTCGGCACGTTCGACGCGATGCCGCCGCACACGCCGCGCTCAGCCGTGATCGCCGCCAGCGAACAGGCCCGCGCAGCGGATGCCGATCTCATCGTCACGATCGGCGGCGGGTCGATCACCGACGGCGCCAAGGCCGTGCAGCTCTGCCTCGCCAACGACGTCCGCAGCGCGGATGACATCGACCGGATCAAGGCCGGTCGCGGCGGCTCACCGCAACTTGCCGCGCCGACGGTGCGCCAGATCAGCGTGCCGACGACGATCGCCGGCGGTGAATTCTCCTCCACGGCCGGCGTCACCAACGAGAAGACGAAGGTCAAGGAAGCGCTGCGCCATCCGCTGCTGATACCGCGCGCCGTGATTCTCGACCCCTGGCTTGCCCAACACACGCCGGAATGGCTGTGGCTGTCGACCGGTATCCGCGCCGTCGACCATTGCGTCGAAGGCATCTGCTCGCGCGAGGCTCACCCATATGGCGATGCGCAGGCGCTGAAGGGCCTATCGATGCTGGCGCAGGCGCTGCCACGGGTGAAGGCCGCGGCCGGCGACCTCGACGCGCGGATGGATTGCCAGATCGGGACCTGGCTTTCGACCGGGCCTCTCGCTTCCGGCGTGCCGATGGGCGCCAGCCATGGCATCGGCTACGTGCTCGGCGCGGAGTTCGGAGTCCCGCACGGCTACACCTCCTGCGTGATGCTGCCGTCGGTGATGCGATGGAACAAGTCAGCGAATGCCGAACGTCAGGCGCTGGTCGCAGCCGCCATGGGCCATCCGAACGAGGACGCCGGCGACGTGCTCGATCGATTCATTCGCAATCTCGGCATGCCGCGCAGCCTGCGCGAGGTCAAGGTTGGGCCTGAGCACTTCGACCGCATCGCGCAACAAGCGATGGCAACGCCGTGGGTGCCGCGCAATCCGCGCAAGATCGATGAACCGGCGCAGGTACGCGAGATTTTGGACATGACCGCGTAAGGAGACCGAAGCCAATATGTACACCGGCACACATGCTCACCTTCGTCCGCTGCAGCCCGCCTTCATCATGGCTTCCACCGGAGAGGCCGTAACCTATCGTGAACTGGAGGCGCGCACGAACCGGCTGGCGCACTTGTTTCGCAACCGCGGACTCAAGCGCCTCGACCACTATTCGATCTTCATGGAGAACAACAGCCGCTACCTCGAGGCCTGCGGCGCCGGCGAACGCAGCGGGCTTTATTATACCTGCGTGAACTCCTACCTGACCGCGGGCGAGCTTGCCTACATCCTCACCAACAGCCAGTCGCGCATTCTCATCACCTCGAAGGCAAAGCTCGACGTCGCCCGCGAGGCGCTGAAGGAATGCCCCAAGGTCGACTTGTGCATTGTCGCGGACGGCGACGGCGAGAGCGACCGCATCGTCGGGCTTGAGCAGGCGACGGCAGGCCTCCCGAAGACGCCGAGATCGGACGAATGCATCGGCACCGCGATGCTCTATTCGTCGGGCACCACGGGCCGGCCGAAGGGCATCCTGCGGCCGCTGCCCGAACAACCTCCGCTTCAGAACCTGGCGATCTTCGATTTCCTGCACGGCGTCTGGCACTACCGCGAAGGCATGATCTACCTTTCGCCGGCGCCGCTGTATCATTCGGCGCCGCAGGCGGCGGTCAATCTGACGATCCGCGCCGGCGGCACCGTCATCATCATGGAAAGTTTTGATCCGGAAAAATATCTGGAGCTGGTTCAAAGATGGGGCGTTACCCACACCCAGCTTGTGCCGACGATGTTCTCGCGCATGCTGAAGCTGCCAGAGGATGTCCGCAAGCGCTATGACCTCTCATCGCTCGAAATCGCGATCCACGCTGCCGCGCCCTGCCCGGCTGCGGTGAAGGACGACGTCATCAAATGGTGGGGGCCGATCATCCATGAATATTACGGCGCCACCGAAGGGCTCGGCTTCACCGCCTGCAACAGCGAGGAATGGCTGGCACACCGCGGCACCGTCGGCCGGGTGATGCTCGGCGACCTCCATATTCTCGACGAGAACATGCAACCCTGCCCGGTGGGCACCCCGGGCACAGTGTGGTTCAAGACCGCAACCCCGTTTGAATATTTCAACGACCCGGCCAAGACCCAGGAGGCGCGCTCGCCTGACGGCAGCATGAGCACGGTCGGCGACGTCGGCTATGTCGACGAGGACGGCTTTCTCTATCTGACCGATCGCGCGACCTTCATGATCATCTCCGGCGGCGTCAACATCTACCCGCAGGAATGCGAGAACCTCCTGATCACTCACCCCAAGATCGCCGATGCGGCGGTGTTCGGGGTGCCGAATCCCGACCTTGGCGAGGAAGTAAAGGCCGTGGTGCAGCCGATGCCGGGCGTCTCGCCGGGACAGGAACTGGCCGACGAACTGATCGCCTTCTGCAGCCAGTCGCTGTCGCGCCAGAAAGTGCCGCGCTCGATCGATTTCGAGGCCGAACTGCCGCGGCTGCCGACCGGCAAGCTCTACAAGCGCCTGTTGCGCGATCGCTATTGGGGCAACAAGACCTCGCGGATCGTGTGAGCATGCGACGATGTGAGATGGCGAGCCCGAACACAGACGTCGCGACACCCGGTGGTGCGGTGCATCATCCGGCGAGACATTCCAGCGCGAGCCGCAACATGACGGCTACGCTGCAACCAATCCGCCGCTTTCGCAGCGAACGGCCGGTTGGCGCGCATGTTCCGCCGCACGGATTTCGATTAGTTCGAATTGCCGATCTGTGCATTGTCTTGGCCGGTTGCCCGGACGCGCGGGCATGCTATCGTCTGATGCAATCGGCCGTTTCGAGACCGAGCACATATGGGAGGGGACCATGCGGAGCGTTCATGCGCTTGCCGCGGCAGCGCTGTTGTTGCTGCCGGCTTATGATGTTGCATCGGCCGGCGAGCCCAAACAGGGTGGCATCCTCAGGGTCTATCATCGCGACAGCCCGGGCAGCGCCTCGATCCATGAAGGCGCGACCTTCTCGATCAACGTTCCCTTCATGCCGGTCTTCAACAACCTGGTCATGTTCAAGCAGGACGTCGCGCAGAATAGCGTCGATTCCATCGTCCCGGATCTGGCGGAGAACTGGGCCTGGAGCGACGACGGCAAGAAACTCACCTTCAAATTGAAGCAGGGCGTCAAGTGGCATGACGGCAAGCCGTTCACCTCAGCCGACGTCAAGTGCACCTTCGACATGCTGATGGGCAAGTCGCAGCAAAAATTCCGTCAGAACCCGCGAAAGTCCTGGTACAACCAGGTCGAGGACGTGACGACAAACGGCGATTTCGAGGCATCGTTCAGCCTGAAGCGGCCGCAGCCGGCATTGTTGTCGTTACTCGCCTCCGGCTACACCCCGGTTTACCCCTGCCACGTCTCCCCGGCCGACATGCGTACCAAGCCGGTCGGCACCGGCCCATTCAAATTCGTCGAGTTCAAGGCCAACGAATCGATCAAGCTCACGAAGAATCCCGACTACTTCAAGAAGGGCCAGCCGCACCTCGACGGCATCGAGTTCACCATCATCACCAACCGTTCGACGGCCATTCTCGGATTTGTCTCCGGGAAATTCGACATGACGTTCCCGACCGAAGTGTCGATCCCGCTCTTGAAGGAGGTCAAGTCGCAGGCACCGAACGCAGTGTGCGTGGTCGAGCCGGTCAACGTCTCGACCAACATCATCGTCAACTCGTCCGCCCCGCCGTTCGACAATATCGACATTCGCCGCGCGCTGGCACTGGTGCTCGACCGCAAGGCCTTCGTCTCGATATTGTACGAGGGACAGGCCGACATCGGCGGCACCATGCTCCCCGCACCGGGCGGCTTGTGGGCGATGCCGAAGGAAATGCTGGAATCGATTCCGGGTTACGGTCCCGACGTCAACGCCAATCGGGAGGAGGCGCGCAAGCTGATGCAGAAGGCGGGCTATGGACCGGACAAGCGCCTCGCCGTCAAGGTCGCCACGCGCAACATCCCGATCTACCGCGATCCCGCCGTCATCCTGATCGACCAGATGAAGAGCATCTATATCGACGGCGATCTCGACGTCGTCGATACCGCACAATGGTTCCCGAAGGTCGCCCGCAAGGATTACTCGCTCGGCCTCAACCTCACCGGCAATGCCGTCGACGATCCCGACCAGTCATTCTACGAAAACTATTCTTGCGGCTCGGAGCGCAACTATACCAACTACTGCAACAGGGAAATCGAGAAGCTGTTCGACGAGCAGTCGATGGAGAAGGATGCCGCCAAGCGCAAGAAGTTGGTCTGGGAGATCGACAAGAAGCTGCAGGAAGACGTGGCGCGGCCGATCATCTTGCACGCCCGCCAGGGCTCGTGCTGGCAGCCTTATGTCAAGGGCATCACCATCATGGTGAACAGCTCCTACAACGGCTACCGTTACGAAGACGTCTGGATGGACAAGTAACGTTCGGCCGAGAGAAGCCGGTGTGACGGTAAATTTCGAGCGCGCAGTTTTGTGTCCGTCATTGCGAGCGAAGCGAAGCAATCCACCTCTCTGCACGAGGATAGATGGATTGCGTCGTCGCTATCGCTCCTCGCAATGACGGAGGGGTTCGAGAATGACGGATAGTCAGGGAGAGTAGCCGGGTGTTTGCTTATATCGTGCGACGCCTCGCCTTGATGCTCGTGACCCTGATCGGGATCTCGATCATCATCTTCGTGTTGCTGCGGGTCGTCCCCGGCAACATCGTCGACATCCTGTTCGACGCCGCCGGCTTCGTCGATCCCACCGACAAGGCCAACCTGGAAAAGGAACTCGGCCTCAACCTGCCGATCTACCAGCAATATCTGAACTGGATCGGCGGGCTGCTGCACGGCGATCTCGGCTATTCCTACGTCTCGGAAAAGCCGGCGCTGCAAGAGATCCTGCCGCGCATTCCGATCACCGCCCGGCTGGCGGCGCTGGCGCTGTTGTTCTCGGCCTCGATCGGCATTCCCTTAGGCGTTCTCAGCGCAGTCCACCAAGGCTCGCGGCTGGATTACACCCTCCGTGTCGTCAGCCTGAGCGGCCTGTCGCTGCCTTCCTTCTGGCTCGGGCTGCTTATCCTGATGGCCTCGGTTTCGCTGTTCGGCCACATGCCGATCTACAATCCGAACCCGGCAACCTGGACGGAGGCGTTCGCGATCTATGCCGTGCCGGCGATGGCGGTCGGCTTTCGCAGCGCCGCGCTGACCATGCGCATCACGCGCTCCTCGATGCTCGAAATTCTGCGGCAGGACTACATCCGCACCGCGCGCGCCAAGGGCGCGTCCGAGGCTTCGGTCAACTATCGCCACGCGCTGAAGAACGCGATTCTCCCTGTTATCACCGTGATCGGCATCGAGGCGGCGTTCCTGATCGGCGGGCTGATTGTCACCGAAACCGTGTTCAATATTCCAGGCGTGGCCCGCTTCCTGGTCGAGGCGTTGCGCTGGCGCGATTACCCGATCGTGCAGAATCTCGTGATGCTGATCGCCGTGGTCGTGGTGGTCGCTAACTTCACCGTCGACATGCTTTACGCCGCGATCGATCCGCGCATCCGGTATGGGGACTAGCCGCGTGGCCACGATTAACTTCGAGAGCGAGTTGAGGCGGGCCGGCGCTCATTCGACGCATGGCTGGCGCCGGCTGGTGTTCCTGGCGCAGCGTTATCTGCTCGGCACGATCGGCCTTGTGATCATGGTGATGTTCGTCTGGATGGCGATCTCGGCCGACCTGATCGCCCGCTACGACCCGCTCAGTGTCGATTCGGCGCAGCGGCTGGCAGCGCCGAGCGCGGCGCACTGGATGGGAACCGATTCATTCGGCCGTGACGTCTGGAGCCGGATCATTCACGGCGCGCGCATTTCGCTCGCCGTCGGTATCGGCGCCACCGCGCTGGGATCGTCGATCGGCGTCATCGTCGGCCTCGTATCGGGCTATCTGTCCGGCTGGGTCGATCTGTTGTTCCAGCGCGTCACCGACATCCTGCAGGCCCTGCCCTTGCTGGTGCTGGCGCTGGTGATGACCGCGGCGCTCGGTCCCTCGCTGCCGAACGTGATCATCGCGATTGCGATCCCGTTGATCCCCACCGTCGCCCGCGTGATCCGCGCCAATACGCTGGCGCTGCGCGAGCAGCCCTTCGTCGAGGCCGCAAAATCGATCGGCATGAGCGAGACCCGCATTGCGCTGCGTCACGTGCTGCCGAACACGCTCGCGCCCTTGATCGTGCTGGCGACCGCGCAGCTCGGTTCCACCATCCTCACCGAAGCCTCGCTGTCGTTCCTCGGCCTTGGCATTCCCGAGCCCTATCCGTCCTGGGGCCGCATGCTGTCGGAATCGGCGGCCGAATATGTTCGCACCGCGCCGTGGCTGGTGATTTTCCCGGGCGTCGCCATCTCCCTTGCCGTATTCGGCACCAATCTGTTCGGCGACGCGCTCCGCGACATCCTCGATCCGAGGCAACGCGGCTGATGAGCGAGGCGCGCAAGGACGACACTATTCTCGATGTGAAGAACCTGCAGACGGTGTTCTTCACCAATTCCGGGCTGTTCCGCGCGGTCGACGACGTCTCGTTCACCGTCCGCCGCGGCGAGACGCTCGCGATCGTCGGCGAGTCCGGCTGCGGCAAGAGCGTGACCGCGCTGTCGGTGATGCGGCTGGTGCCCGACCCGCCGGGCCGCGTGGTCGGCGGCTCGGTGACGCTGGAAGGCACCGATCTGCTCAGCCTCGACGAGGCCGAGATGCGCGATATCCGCGGCAATCGAATCTCGATGATCTTTCAGGAGCCGATGACCTCGCTCAATCCGGTGATGCGGATCGGCGACCAGATCACGGAAGTGCTCCGCCTGCACCAGGAGATGACCGCGAAGGAGGCCTGGGCCAAGGCGGTCGAGATGCTGCGCCTGGTCCGCATTCCCGAACCGGACCGGCGCGCGCACGAATATCCGCATCAATTGTCCGGCGGCATGCGGCAGCGCGCGATGATCGCGATGGCTCTGGCGTGCCGGCCGGCGCTGTTGATCGCGGACGAGCCGACCACCGCGCTTGACGTGACGATCCAG contains:
- a CDS encoding efflux RND transporter permease subunit, which gives rise to MNLGRLSINQPILAMVLSIVLLIVGAIAYTTLPVSEYPQVVPPTVTVTTQYPGASAQTVSDTVAAPIEQEINGVEDMLYLYSQATSNGQLTITVTFKLGTDLDKAQVLVQNRVAIAQPRLPEEVQRNGVITRKNSPDILMVVFMLSPDDTFDQLYISNYALLQVRDELLRLDGVGDIQIFGARDYSMRLWLDPDKISTLGLTAGEVVAAIRSQNVQIAGGQIAEPPIGDRAFSPNLTFTGRLKDPKQFEEIVVKAGADGRTVKLRDVARIELGALAYSTNSFLLRKSAVAMLVTQRPGSNALATAENISKTMEKLKASFPKGLDYNIGYNPTEFIAQSVSELIKTIYEAMALVVIVVLVFLQGWRPAIIPIIAIPVSLVGTFAVMAALGFSINNLTLFGLVLAVGIVVDDAIVVVENVERHLEHGMSRRDAALRTMQEVGSALVSIALVLCAVFVPTAFLGGISGQFFQQFAVTIAVATAISCFCSLTLSPALASLILQPHEDKRPAARWNFIARGWGAFTGVFNRGFDRLAHGYASTADFVIRHAVVMLVLYAALIGSAGWLLMTTPQGFIPAQDRGYVIVSVQLPGAASLARTTEVVREIERIALDTPGIIRVAAFAGFSGATRTQAGNAAALFPVFEDPAERHKKGLSAGAIANNLRTRLASIQGAFIIVIPPPAVPGIGTGGGFTMRIQDRQGRGSEMLAAATDELVGAARKAPGLTQVFSPFAANTPQLFVDIDRVKAQKLGVPIANINDTIQTYFGSSYVNDFNLFGRTYRVTAQADLPFRKETSDLARLRTRNAAGDMVMLGSVVSFSDISGPDRVARYNLYPASELQGDTLPGTSSATAIETVKKLAEETLPSGFSFEWTDLSYQQVTGGSAGLYVFPICVLFVYLVLAAQYGSWSLPFAVILIVPMCLLAATVGVRIMGQDVNILTQIGFVVLVGLAAKNAILIVEFARDIELEGKARLDAVIEACRLRLRPILMTSFAFILGVLPLVISSGSGSEMRQAVGVAVFFGMIGVTLFGLVFTPIFYVIVRNLAEGRGKKRAAV
- a CDS encoding efflux RND transporter periplasmic adaptor subunit; this translates as MGLSTTEPLRRPAAASRDGHSLRGLKWLPPLLALALSACGDKPPQQPAAAAPSVTVSQPVKRTVTDWDEFTGRFEAIQEVQVRARVGGFVTSVEFRDGAIVRSGDLLYVIDARPFEAVAEQADGQLSDARARAELARRELDRALTLNQTQAVSDSVVDQRRQTLQAARAAEMQAEGALKAAKLNIEFTHVMAPITGRVSRHLVTPGNLVQGSEGGATLLTSIVSLDPIYIYFDVDEATYLRNSRLWFEGRRPSSRDTPNPVQVTLTGETKPSHEGKMDFLDNRLDVSTGTLRSRAVIPNKDLSILPGQFGRVRIVGSGPYEALLLPDTAVATDQSRKIVFVVKDDNTVEAKPVTLGPLDEGLRVIREGLKPEDRVIIDGLQRARVGAKVSPQPGEIKPAGAKT
- a CDS encoding ABC transporter substrate-binding protein — encoded protein: MKSGLLAAVAAVGLLLAAPASAQGVKIGILNDQSGVYADYGGKWSFEAAKMAIEDFGGEVLGHKIEIVSADHQNKPDLATAIARRWYEVEGVDMITELTTSSVALAIHELSKEKKKIDIVVGAATSRLTGDSCQPYGFHWAYDTHALAYGTGGALVESGGDTWFFMTADYAFGHALEKDTGDFVRAKGGKVLGAVRIPLNSSDFSSFLLQAQSSKAKIIGLANAGLDTTNSIKQAAEFGIVKSGQKLAGLLLTLAEVHGLGLDAAQGLVLTEGYYWDRDAKSRNLAERFFKRTGRMPNMIQAGTYSATLQYLKAVKAAGTKDTEAVAKKLKELPVDDDFAQGGKVLENGRMVHDLYLFEVKKPSESKKPWDYYKQLAVVPGDKAFPAAKDSGCPLVK
- a CDS encoding iron-containing alcohol dehydrogenase, yielding MHRGRVVFGAMDEVVFGRPASEALVAQVDRLGTRRAFLMVSGTLNRETDVIDTIRRALGPRCVGTFDAMPPHTPRSAVIAASEQARAADADLIVTIGGGSITDGAKAVQLCLANDVRSADDIDRIKAGRGGSPQLAAPTVRQISVPTTIAGGEFSSTAGVTNEKTKVKEALRHPLLIPRAVILDPWLAQHTPEWLWLSTGIRAVDHCVEGICSREAHPYGDAQALKGLSMLAQALPRVKAAAGDLDARMDCQIGTWLSTGPLASGVPMGASHGIGYVLGAEFGVPHGYTSCVMLPSVMRWNKSANAERQALVAAAMGHPNEDAGDVLDRFIRNLGMPRSLREVKVGPEHFDRIAQQAMATPWVPRNPRKIDEPAQVREILDMTA